A region of Neovison vison isolate M4711 chromosome 7, ASM_NN_V1, whole genome shotgun sequence DNA encodes the following proteins:
- the SPDYC gene encoding speedy protein C isoform X2 codes for MNPWRSSYLGRPQLGGERGDRVHSRRRPSCPAPPAPTRREMSDTQDLATLPEVATQVKLGGWSRPGGGSGSVHQRPHQELQAFLNLLEHSFLQEFLSKDPCFQISDKYLLAMVLVYFRRANLKLHEYTHSNLFLALFLANDMEEDVEDPKCVIFLWALGKDWHLRVADFLHQRDKLWARMGFRAMVSREICEEVMAKEPSHWAWTRERHPQHGGAQRGPKAQVLLPGPPSPSPPPCSLHGQPPSHSQCCHQPHPVPVLSKCPSPNPEWHCPPLQACLSVAEDPLAGGFLIIPPPQLQLEPGTYTLHILPKPPPCPGC; via the exons ATGAACCCTTGGAGAAGCTCTTACCTTGGGAGGCCGCAGCTGGGAGGCGAACGTGGAGACCGAGTTCACTCCAGGCGGAG GCCgtcctgccctgccccacctgctCCCACCCGCCGTGAGATGAGCGACACTCAAGACTTGGCCACTTTGCCCGAGGTTGCCACCCAGGTGAAGCTGGGGGGCTGGAGCCGTCCAGGTGGGGGGAGTGGGTCTGTCCATCAGCGCCCGCACCAGGAGCTCCAGGCCTTTCTCAACCTGCTGG AGCACAGCTTCCTCCAGGAATTCCTATCCAAAGATCCCTGTTTCCAGATTTCAGATAAG TACCTTCTGGCCATGGTGCTGGTCTACTTCCGGCGCGCCAACCTGAAGCTTCACGAGTACACCCACAGCAACCTGTTCCTGGCTCT GTTTCTCGCCAATGACATGGAGGAGGACGTGGAGGACCCCAAATGCGTGATTTTTCTGTGGGCCCTGGGAAAAGACTGGCATCTCCGGGTGGCGGATTTCCTGCATCAAAGGGATAAGCTGTGGGCCCGGATGGGCTTCCGGGCCATGGTGAGCCGCGAGATCTGTGAGGAG GTCATGGCCAAGGAGCCGTCCCACTGGGCCTGGACTCGAGAGCGGCACCCCCAGCACGGTGGGGCTCAGAGGGGTCCAAAGGCCCAGGTCCTCCTTCCTGGGCCCCCCAGCCCCTCGCCACCTCCCTGTTCCCTCCATGGCCAGCCCCCTTCCCACAGCCAGTGCTGCCACCAGCCCCACCCGGTGCCTGTCTTATCCAAGTGCCCTTCCCCAAACCCTGAGTGGCATTGCCCTCCCCTCCAAGcttgcctctcagtggctgaagaCCCCTTGGCGGGCGGCTTCCTCATCATCCCGCCCCCCCAACTGCAGCTGGAGCCGGGCACCTACACTCTCCACA TCCTCCCGAAGCCTCCACCGTGCCCTGGGTGCTGA
- the SPDYC gene encoding speedy protein C isoform X1 → MLLKNLAQLQALRKPSTSPVAAGLPPWSGLGYRDGVGWGVLLLLRAPGALLLFGPPHPTQRPVSVCSWHRPAPHPKSPRPSPHLLEVLCQASLIKPLDLWGARRVGAKSGGCFLCRPSCPAPPAPTRREMSDTQDLATLPEVATQVKLGGWSRPGGGSGSVHQRPHQELQAFLNLLEHSFLQEFLSKDPCFQISDKYLLAMVLVYFRRANLKLHEYTHSNLFLALFLANDMEEDVEDPKCVIFLWALGKDWHLRVADFLHQRDKLWARMGFRAMVSREICEEVMAKEPSHWAWTRERHPQHGGAQRGPKAQVLLPGPPSPSPPPCSLHGQPPSHSQCCHQPHPVPVLSKCPSPNPEWHCPPLQACLSVAEDPLAGGFLIIPPPQLQLEPGTYTLHILPKPPPCPGC, encoded by the exons ATGCTCTTAAAGAATTTAGCACAGCTCCAGGCACttaggaagccctccacgagccCTGTTGCTGCTGGGCTTCCTCCCTGGTCCGGCCTGGGGTACCGggatggagtggggtggggggtgctgctgctgctgcgggcTCCAGGGGCTCTGCTGCTTTTCGGGCCTCCTCACCCCACACAGAGGCCAGTTTCTGTCTGCTCCTGgcaccgccccgccccccaccccaagtctccacgcccatctccccacctcctggAGGTCCTCTGTCAGGCCAGCCTCATCAAACCCCTGGATTTGTGGGGGGCGAGGAGGGTAGGTGCTAAATCCGGAGGCTGCTTTCTCTGCAGGCCgtcctgccctgccccacctgctCCCACCCGCCGTGAGATGAGCGACACTCAAGACTTGGCCACTTTGCCCGAGGTTGCCACCCAGGTGAAGCTGGGGGGCTGGAGCCGTCCAGGTGGGGGGAGTGGGTCTGTCCATCAGCGCCCGCACCAGGAGCTCCAGGCCTTTCTCAACCTGCTGG AGCACAGCTTCCTCCAGGAATTCCTATCCAAAGATCCCTGTTTCCAGATTTCAGATAAG TACCTTCTGGCCATGGTGCTGGTCTACTTCCGGCGCGCCAACCTGAAGCTTCACGAGTACACCCACAGCAACCTGTTCCTGGCTCT GTTTCTCGCCAATGACATGGAGGAGGACGTGGAGGACCCCAAATGCGTGATTTTTCTGTGGGCCCTGGGAAAAGACTGGCATCTCCGGGTGGCGGATTTCCTGCATCAAAGGGATAAGCTGTGGGCCCGGATGGGCTTCCGGGCCATGGTGAGCCGCGAGATCTGTGAGGAG GTCATGGCCAAGGAGCCGTCCCACTGGGCCTGGACTCGAGAGCGGCACCCCCAGCACGGTGGGGCTCAGAGGGGTCCAAAGGCCCAGGTCCTCCTTCCTGGGCCCCCCAGCCCCTCGCCACCTCCCTGTTCCCTCCATGGCCAGCCCCCTTCCCACAGCCAGTGCTGCCACCAGCCCCACCCGGTGCCTGTCTTATCCAAGTGCCCTTCCCCAAACCCTGAGTGGCATTGCCCTCCCCTCCAAGcttgcctctcagtggctgaagaCCCCTTGGCGGGCGGCTTCCTCATCATCCCGCCCCCCCAACTGCAGCTGGAGCCGGGCACCTACACTCTCCACA TCCTCCCGAAGCCTCCACCGTGCCCTGGGTGCTGA